In one window of Leptidea sinapis chromosome 31, ilLepSina1.1, whole genome shotgun sequence DNA:
- the LOC126974008 gene encoding eukaryotic translation initiation factor 3 subunit C, with translation MSRFFATGTDSESETSSEEEQIVRAPAPVYTFSDDEEETKRVVRSLKEKRYEELEGIIHSLRNHKKIKDFSSALASFEELQKAYSRALSVIQKEENGVAPRFFVRALTELDDWVTTAWNDRDARKAMSKGNSKALTSIRQKLRKYAKDFDMEITKFRENPDLPDDDDERKDTSSSDESDEEEKVKEKPRARRSPEPPRRPPPQDDESSDSMDWGSSSSESSSSSDDEIRGAATLREKFLKRTTERDEDEERDRRRARRERKERAGKVSKKDQADDGGEWETVRKGAATSDKPKMFAKDSDIDAALVVKKLGEISAARGRKRTDRRAQLELLHELRTVAQQHNLGDALQLKLRAATVAALFDYNPKVSDAMKPEYWSRLVENVDAMVTILLAHTDMVLSENITEENEQLVTPPYQVRGCVLTALERLDDEFTKLLKECDPHSNEYVERLKDEVRVSALIDRVCQVVERDGSPQEICRAYLRKIDHLYYKFDPRAVKKDLPAGEETSTKKMENLCKYIYANDDSDRLRTRAILSHIYHHALHDNWFQARDLLLMSHLQENVQHSDPSTQILYNRTMANLGLCAFRRGNVKEAHGCLAELMMTGKPKELLAQGLLPQRQHERSKEQEKIEKQRQMPFHMHINLELLECVYLVSAMLIEIPYMAAHEFDARRRMISKTFYQNLRASERQALVGPPESMREHAVAAARAMRRGDWRACLNFIVNEKMNAKVWDLMVGAENVRAMLGRLIREESLRTYLFTYAHVYASLSLRSLADMFELPRQRVHSLVSKMIINEELLASLDDPSECAILHRSEPTRMQALALQLADKVGNLVDSNERIFEKQGSFFQRGGAPRGEGRQRGERPRDGWARRQRNRRRDEDRAHEE, from the exons atgaGTCGATTTTTTGCTACTGGAACTGACTCTGAGTCGGAAACTTCATCAGAAGAAGAGCAAATTGTACGCGCACCGGCGCCTGTCTACACG tttagtgatGATGAGGAGGAAACGAAGCGGGTCGTCCGCTCCTTAAAAGAGAAGAGATATGAAGAATTAGAGGGCATTATTCACTCTCTGAGGAACCACAAAAAGATTAAGGACTTTTCCTCAGCATTAGCTTCTTTTGAGGAACTACAAAAGGCATATTCACGTGCATTATCTGTAATCCAAAAAGAAGAGAATGGGGTTGCTCCTAGATTTTTTGTTAGGGCTCTTACTGAGCTAGATGATTGGGTAACTACTGCATGGAATGACCGTGATGCTAGGAAAGCTATGTCAAAAGGTAACAGCAAAGCTCTGACATCCATAAGACAAAAATTGAGGAAATATGCCAAGGACTTTGACATGGAAATCACCAAGTTTAGAGAAAATCCCGATCTACCCGATGATGACGATGAAAGAAAAg ATACATCTTCTTCGGACGAATCTGATGAGGAAGAAAAGGTAAAGGAGAAACCAAGAGCACGTCGTTCACCGGAACCTCCCCGCAGACCGCCGCCTCAGGATGACGAATCTTCAGACTCCATGGATTGGGGCTCCAGCTCGTCCGAATCCAGTTCAAGCTCTGATGATGAGATTCGTGGCGCAGCCACTCTTCGTGAGAAGTTCTTGAAGCGGACCACCGAGAGAGACGAAGATGAAGAAAGAGATAGACGTAGGGCGAGGAGAGAAAGGAAAGAAAGAGCCGGAAAAGTCAGCAAGAAAGATCAAGCTGATGATGGTGGAGAGTGGGAGACTGTACGTAAAGGGGCCGCCACCTCCGATAAGCCTAAGATGTTTGCTAAG GACAGCGATATCGATGCCGCATTGGTTGTGAAAAAATTGGGCGAGATCAGCGCAGCGCGAGGTAGGAAACGTACCGATAGGAGAGCACAACTGGAATTGTTACATGAACTACGGACAGTTGCCCAACAGCACAACCTCGGCGATGCATTACAACTCAAATTACGAGCGGCCACTGttgcagccctctttgattacAACCCAAAAGTCTCAGATGCCATGAAACCAGAATACTGGTCCAGACTTGTTGAGAATGTAGATGCTATGGTGACCATCCTCTTGGCACATACGGATATGGTGCTTAGTGAAAATATTACCGAAGAGAATGAACAACTTGTGACACCACCGTACCAAGTTCGCGGTTGTGTGCTCACTGCTCTCGAAAGATTAGATGATGAGTTCACAAAGCTTCTAAAGGAGTGTGACCCTCACTCTAATGAATATGTGGAGAGGCTGAAGGACGAAGTGAGAGTTTCCGCATTAATTGATAGAGTTTGTCAAGTCGTTGAACGTGATGGCTCACCGCAAGAGATATGCCGGGCGTATCTGCGGAAGATCGATCATCTATATTACAAGTTTGATCCACGCGCGGTGAAGAAAGATCTTCCCGCGGGAGAAGAGACATCCACAAAGAAGATGGAGAATCTCTGCAAGTACATATACGCTAATGATGATTCTGATCGTCTCCGTACACGAGCCATTCTTTCGCACATCTATCACCACGCGTTACACGACAATTGGTTCCAAGCCCGTGACCTGCTTCTCATGTCGCATCTACAAGAGAATGTGCAGCACTCCGATCCAAGCACGCAGATTTTGTACAATCGGACTATGGCCAACTTAGGGCTGTGTGCTTTCCGCCGTGGAAACGTAAAGGAGGCTCATGGTTGTCTGGCTGAGCTGATGATGACAGGAAAGCCTAAGGAACTTCTTGCTCAAGGGCTTCTTCCGCAGCGGCAGCATGAGCGTTCCAAGGAGCAGGAGAAGATTGAGAAGCAACGGCAAATGCCGTTCCATATGCACATAAATCTAGAATTGTTGGAGTGTGTGTATCTGGTGTCGGCGATGTTGATTGAGATCCCGTATATGGCTGCGCATGAGTTTGACGCCCGTCGTAGGATGATCAGTAAGACGTTCTACCAAAATCTGCGTGCGAGCGAACGTCAGGCGTTAGTGGGACCCCCAGAGTCTATGAGGGAACACGCAGTAGCCGCCGCGCGGGCCATGAGACGAGGTGACTGGCGCGCTTGTCTGAACTTTATTGTCAACGAGAAGATGAACGCAAAG gTTTGGGATTTGATGGTCGGCGCTGAAAATGTTCGCGCTATGCTGGGCCGTTTGATCCGTGAAGAGTCTCTGCGCACGTATTTGTTTACGTACGCTCACGTGTACGCATCACTATCGCTTCGCTCGCTGGCGGACATGTTCGAGCTGCCTCGCCAGCGCGTGCACTCTCTGGTCTCCAAGATGATCATCAACGAGGAGTTGCTGGCTTCGCTGGATGACCCCAGCGAGTGTGCTATACTGCATCGGTCTGAACCCACCAGAATGCAAGCACTGGCTCTGCAGCTTGCTGATAAG gtGGGCAACCTTGTGGATTCAAACGAGCGAATCTTCGAGAAGCAAGGCTCGTTCTTCCAGCGGGGCGGCGCCCCCAGGGGCGAAGGGCGACAGAGGGGGGAGCGCCCCCGCGACGGGTGGGCCCGCCGGCAGCGCAACCGCCGCAGGGACGAAGACCGCGCCCACGAAGAATGA
- the LOC126974017 gene encoding synaptosomal-associated protein 29 — MSGHKYISNTTNLFEDDDVDDDTFVNSYASRRATPQPKSQTSSYIAELERQRQTMLQKQKEIEQRTLDSSSRSIGLLRESEQIGIATAEELARQREQLQNTNKRLDDINTNLTYSQKHLNGIKSVFYGFKNYLSGKTDMTPPKSQTPSSSSSRAGPSSKIDDTLDSLSGSTAADRFSTHPTTRLRGLDQQLTVEPISDTQRINKMLDANLDEMVHHISRLKGLGTALGEEIEQQNHLIDEIHDKVDVADIKIGHQSKQMNKLLGK; from the coding sequence ATGTCGGGACACAAGTATATTAGCAATACAACTAATCTTTTTGAGGACGACGATGTCGACGACGACACTTTCGTTAACAGTTATGCGTCTAGAAGAGCGACTCCGCAACCTAAATCGCAAACATCGTCTTATATCGCTGAATTGGAAAGACAAAGGCAAACAATGCTTCAAAAGCAAAAGGAAATCGAACAACGAACTCTAGATTCTTCCTCACGAAGTATAGGCCTGTTGCGTGAATCGGAACAAATCGGAATCGCCACTGCTGAAGAACTTGCTCGTCAAAGAGAACAGCtacaaaatacaaacaaaagaCTTGATGATATTAACACAAATTTGACTTACAGTCAGAAACATTTAAATGGTATAAAATCAGTGTTCTATgggtttaaaaattatttatcggGAAAAACTGACATGACTCCTCCCAAAAGTCAAACACCGAGTTCTAGCTCTAGCAGGGCTGGTCCAAGTTCTAAAATAGATGATACTCTTGATAGTCTAAGTGGCAGTACTGCTGCTGATCGTTTTAGTACTCATCCCACAACACGTCTTAGAGGATTAGACCAGCAACTAACTGTAGAACCAATATCAGATACACAAAGGATCAATAAAATGTTAGATGCCAACTTAGATGAAATGGTACATCATATATCTAGGCTAAAGGGACTTGGTACAGCACTTGGTGAGGAAATTGAACAACAAAATCATCTAATTGATGAGATTCATGATAAGGTTGATGTGGCTGATATTAAAATTGGTCATCAAAGCAAACAAATGAATAAATTACTTGggaaataa
- the LOC126974013 gene encoding zinc finger protein 782-like codes for MEFSSFVLPITKNMCRTCLSDLNSDADTSLFMNIQDVVEHETVKVKLIDILVFLNCLQHNDEDNWPQGMCATCISTALMAYNFKLNCLKANATISQIFTLQTQSLESSDIDNIDISVVYQDHEYELPFFSSQSVLELDSLQENKEIIPLPPVTEITSTEHPPRKEGEKKYACNSCGKSFTRINGLKNHISKHNDYPKHLCSTCGKCFFTRSGLNQHLISHRETAQFKCGFCNKTYKSRQSLKDHFRIAHSSNRKHFVCVTCGKSYTAKSTLSMHLKTHTGHNHYNCPLCPKSYTRKSYLKAHTLAKHTGESRPKPFLCNCEGCGRSFSTKYSLLVHIAHAHTAERPHKCEICSKQFPTVSGLRVHKGSHLAKQYVTCEICHKNLPNKRKLQKHMNLHGVDQ; via the exons ATGGAGTTTTCTTCATTCGTTCTCCCAATCACGAAAAACATGTGCAGAACTTGTTTATCGGATCTCAATTCTGATGCAGATACTTCTTTGTTCATGAATATTCAGGATGTTGTAGAGCACGAAACAGTTAAAGTCAAGCTCATAgatattttggtttttcttaATTGTTTACAG CATAACGACGAAGATAATTGGCCACAAGGAATGTGCGCGACATGTATATCAACAGCTCTGATGGcttataattttaagttaaattgtCTAAAGGCAAATGCAACTATTTCACAGATATTTACCTTACAGACTCAAAGCTTGGAAAGTTCTGATATAGATAATATTGATATAAGTGTGGTCTATCAAGATCATGAATATGAATTGCCATTCTTTAGTAGCCAATCTGTTTTAGAATTGGATTCTTTGCAAGAAAACAAAGAAATTATCCCACTGCCCCCCGTCACAGAAATCACATCAACAGAACACCCCCCAAGAAAAGAAGGAGAAAAGAAATATGCTTGCAACTCATGTGGAAAATCATTCACACGAATTAATGGATTAAAAAATCACATCTCAAAGCATAATGATTACCCTAAACATCTTTGTTCTACATGtggtaaatgtttttttacacGAAGTGGACTGAATCAACATTTAATATCTCATAGAGAAACAGCTCAGTTTAAGTGTGGATTTTGCAATAAGACATATAAATCACGACAATCTTTGAAAGACCACTTTAGAATAGCACACTCAAGCAATCGTAAGCACTTTGTTTGTGTGACTTGTGGTAAGAGTTATACAGCAAAATCAACATTATCAATGCATTTGAAAACTCACACAGGGCATAATCACTATAATTGTCCATTATGTCCAAAAAGTTATACTCGAAAGTCATATTTAAAAGCTCACACTTTGGCCAAGCACACAGGAGAGTCTAGGCCGAAACCATTTTTATGCAATTGTGAAGGATGTGGTAGGAGTTTTTCAACAAAATACTCGCTTCTGGTTCATATTGCACATGCACATACAGCAGAACGGCCTCATAAATGTGAAATTTGTTCAAAACAATTTCCTACAGTTTCTGGGCTAAGAGTACATAAGGGGTCACATCTTGCTAAACAATATGTCACATGTGAAATTTGTCATAAAAATCtaccaaataaaagaaaacttcaaaaacatatgaATCTTCATGGAGTGGATCAATAG